In the genome of Dermatobacter hominis, the window AGGGGTCGAACGGCGTCGTCCACGTGATCGACTCCGTGATCACCGCCCCGTCGACCGACTGCTGATCCGGCCGACCGGCCGATCCCGACCCGGTGGTGCCGGGCGTCCGACGGGCGCCCGGCACCGCTCGCGTCCGGGCGTCGTCGCTCCGCACCCCGGGCTCGGACCGGTCGGCCCGAGCGACCCGTCAGGTGCGCTCGAACAGGAGGAACGCCAGGCGGGGGATCGTCGCCGCGTCGGCGTACTCCTCGGCCCGGGCGAGGAAGCCCGGCGGCGGGGCCGGCTCCTCCATCCGCTGGAGGACGAGGCCGGCGTCCCGGGCTGCGTTGAGGTAGCGCGACAGCGGGCGGTGGAAGAAGCGGATGAACACGTCCTTCTCGACCTCCTCCACCGTGTCGGCCTCGGTGAGGTAGGGGCCGACACGCCAGTACTGCTCGGGCGGGTCGAGCACCTGGTCGTCGATCCAGCCGCTCCCGGGCGTCTGCAGGAGCGGGTGGTTGAGCAGGAACAGGAACCGCCCGCCCGGCCGCAGCACCCTGGCCACCTCGGCGAGCGCGGCGTCGACGTCGACGATGTGCTCGAAGACCAGGCACGCGACGGCGGCATCGGCGACGCCGTCGGCCACGGACAGCGCGGTCGCCGAGCCCTGCACGTAGACCGGCCCACCGGCGCGATCGCGGGCGACGTCGACCTGCGAGGCCGCCGGGTCGATCCCGACGACGGTCAGTCCCGCGTCGGCGGCGACCCGGGCGACCTGGCCCTCGCCGCAGCCGACGTCGACGAGCAGGCCCGACGTCCGCTCGTCGGGGCCGGGGAGGTGCTGGGCGACAAGCGGCAGGATCTGCTCGGTGTACTCGGGATCGACGCCGTCGGTGAACTGGTCCTGCCACCAGGCGGCGTGCGACTCCCACGGGTCAGGGTTCGGCACGGCGGGCGACGCTAGCGAACGGCGTTGGCCCGGGCGTCAGGCCGGCGAGTGGAGGGCGTCGTAGACGGCGCCGGCGACCGAGTCGGGCAGCCACGGCAGCGCCTGCAGCGTGGCGAGGTCGGCGGCCTGCACCGCCCGCACCCCGCCGAGCTCCTTGACCAACCGCTGCTTGCGCTTGTCGCCCAGGCCGGGGATGCCGTCGAGCACAGAGCGGGTCATGCGCTTGCCGCGCAGCTCCCGGTGGTAGGTGATGGCGAACCGGTGCGACTCGTCGCGGATGCGCTGCAACAGGAACAGCGCCTCTGACCCGCGGCGCACCTCGACCGGCTCGGACCGGCCGGGGAGGTAGACCTCCTCGAAGCGCTTGGCCAGCGACGCGACCGGGATCTCGTCGGCCAGCCCGAGCTCCTCGAGCACCTTCACGGCCACGCCGAGCTGGCCCTTGCCGCCGTCGACCAGGAGCAGCTGCGGCGGGTACGCGAACCGGCCCCGCTCCGCCGGCGGCTTGTCCCGGTCGGCCAGGTAGTTCGTGAGGCGACGGGTGAGCACCTCCTCCATGGCGGCGAAGTCGTCGTTGCCGGCCACGGTGCGGATCTTGAACCGCCGGTACTCCTGCTTGCGGGGCAGGCCGTCCTCGAGCACGACCATCGAGCCGACGTAGTCGGTGCCCTGCAGGTGGCTCATGTCGTAGCACTCGATGCGCAGCGGGGCGGCCGGGAGGTGCAGCGCGTCCTGCAGCTCGTTGAGGGCCTTGGCCCGGCTGTTGTGGTCCGACGCCCGCTTGAGCCGGTGGCGGTTGAACGCCTCCTGTGCGTTCTGCGTGACGGTCTCGGCGAGCTGGCGCTTGGGACCCCGCTGGGGGATGCGGATGTCGACCCGGCTCCCCCGCTGCATGGTCAGCCACTCCTGGTACACGTCGATGTCCTCGGGCAGCGTGGGCACCAGCACGGCCTTGGGGTAGCCGACCGCCGGCTCGTCGCCGTAGAGCTGCTCGAGCACGGCGGCGATCGTCTGGTCGGGCGTGAGGTCCATGACCTTGTCGAGCAGGAAGCCGAAGCGGCCGACCACTCGGCCCTTGCGGACGAAGAACACCTGGGCCGACGCCTCGAGCTCGTCCTCGGCGATCCCCACCACGTCGACGTCCTCGCTGCGGTCGCCCACCATCTGCTGGCGCTCGATCGCCCGCCGCACCGTGGCGAGCCGGTCGCGCAGGCGGGCGGCCTGCTCGAACTCCAGCGAGTCGGCGGCGGCGGTCATCTGGGCGGCGAGCCGGTCGAGCACCGGCTGGGTGTCGCCGTCGAGGAACTCGAGCAGCTCGTCGACGAGGCGGCGGTACGAGTCGTGGTCGATCTCGCCGACGCACGGGCCGGAGCACTTCTCGATGTGGAACAGCAGGCACGGCTTGCCGAGGCGCTCGTGGCGCCCGAACTTGGCGTCGGAGCACGTCCGGAGCGGGAAGGTGCGCAGCAGCTCGTCGAGCGTGTCCCGGATGGCGTAGGCGTGGGCGTAGGGGCCGAAGTACCGGACGCCCTTGCGTCGCCGGCCCCGCATGACCATCGGCCGGGGCCACTCGTCGGACACCGTCACGGCCAGGAACGGATAGCTCTTGTCGTCGACCAGGCGGACGTTGAACCGGGGCCGGTGCTGCTTGATGAGCGAGTACTCGAGCATCAGCGCCTCGACCTCGTTGCGCACCTGGATCCACTCGACCGAGGCGGCCGTGGACACCATCTGGAAGGTGCGCGGCGGGAGGTTGGCCGGGTTCTGGAAGTAGTTCGAGAGCCGCTGGCGCAGGGACTTGGCCTTGCCCACGTAGATGACGCGACCGTCGGCGTCCTTGAACTGGTAGCTGCCGGGCGTGTCGGGGATGGTGCCGGCCGGAGGTCGCTCGAGCATCAGGGCTGAACCTACCGTCCGGCCCCGACACGCCCCATGGCGCGTTCCCGGTGGCGCGTCCGGGGCGTCGATCACCCCACGGCGCGTTTCTCGTGACGATCGTGCGTCACACGCCCCACCTCGTGGCGTCAGAAACCGGATCGGGGTCCGGGAGGGGCGGCGGGTTCTCAGGGGCAGGGGCGGGGGTTCAGGAAGAACTCGCACTCCTGGATCGCCGGCGGGCCCACGTCGACCGGGTCGGCCGACACCTCCGCCCGCACCACCGGCCGGCCGTCGGGCCAGGTGCCCATGTCCTCGAGGTCCGTGTCGCACCAGCGGCCGTCCATGGCGCACCCCGCGGTGGCGTCGACGGTGCGCCAGGCGGACCAGCGATCGCCCCGGTCGGTCGACAGGTTCGACAGGAACGAGGCGAACTCGAACGAGATCGGCCCGAAGTGGTCGGCGAACAGCGGCGGGTCGACCGTGCGGTCGGTGTGGACCATCACGTGCACCTTCTGCGACGGGTCCAGCGTGGCGGACCGGTAGAGATCGATGCCGATGCGGGCGTCGACGACGACGTCCTCGTCGTAGTTCACGACCGCCAGGTGCGTGCGGGCCGGCAGCTCGATCGGGCCGGTGCCGACCTCGAGCACGTAGTGCGGCGCCATCGTCACCGCCCACAGCGCCTCGCTGCCCCAGCCACGGGCGTCGATCTGCTGCACCAGCCACGGCGTCATGCCGCCGCCGAACGAGTGGCCGACGACGCCGACCCTGGACGTGTCGACGCGGCCGCTGGCCTCGACGCCGAGGTCGAAGCCCGAGTCGACCACCTCGTACTGGTGCGACGGCCCGTACTCGACCGTGTAACCGGGGAACACCACGACGAACCCGGCGCCGACGAGGTGGTCGATCAGCCCCTGGTAGACCTCGGGCGCCGTGCCGAGGTAGCCGTGGGCGACGAGCACCACGGGCCGGGCGTCGTCGGAGCACGAGCCGCCCGTCCACGGACGGCCGTCGCCGGTGGGCTCGAAGAGCACGTCGGCGTGGCGCAGGTCGAGGGGGTTCCACAGGTCGGTGCGCGCCACCCCGCAGGGCCCGTCCGCGCCCGGCGTGCCGGCCGGGAGCGATCCCCGGGGCGGCGGCACCGAGCACCCCGCCGCCACGATCGCCAGGCACACCAGTGCCGTCGCGCCGATCCGACGCCACCGCCGGGCACGCTGATCCGCCCTCGCCGCCATCGCCACGTCCCTCCCCCGGCCCGACCCCCCCGGACCGCCCGCATCATCGCACGGACCGCCGGAAGGAACACCTCCGCGCAAGATGGTGTTCACCTGAGGTGGATGGGCGGTACGCTCGTCGAGCCGGCCTGGCCTCCGGCGACATCACCTCTGAGGCCGACATCCCCGTGGCGTGGCGACCAGGCTGCCCCCACCGGCCGTCAATCGGAGGTCCTCAGGGCCGCGCGCCACGCGCCGGCCACAAGGAGGTTCACCCCACCATGCTGCGACTCCAGGTGCCGCTCCCAGAGCGGTACACCTCAGCGACGCCTGACGAGCTGGCCGACCGCATCGCGGCGGCGAAGGCCACGCTCGGCGACCGGCTCTTCATCCTGGGCCACCACTACCAGCGTGACGAGGTCATGCGCTGGGCCGACGCCCGCGGCGACTCGTTCCGCCTGTCGGTGCTCGCCAAGGAGCACCCCGAGGCCGACTACATCGTCTTCTGCGGCGTGCACTTCATGGCTGAATCGGCCGACATCCTCACCGGCGACCACCAGCAGGTGGTCCTCCCCGACCTGAACGCCGGGTGCTCGATGGCCGACATGGCCGACATCGACGCCGTCGAGGAGGCCTGGGAGGCGCTCGAGGACGTCACCGACATCGAGGGCGTGCTGCCGATCACCTACATGAACTCGGCGGCCAACCTGAAGGCGTTCGTCGGCCGCCACGGCGGCGCCGTGTGCACCTCGACCAACGCCCGTGCCGTGCTCGAGTGGGCGCTCAACGACCCCGACGGTCCGAGGGCCAAGCAGGTGCTCTTCTTCCCCGACCAGCACCTCGGCCGCAACACCGGCTACCAGATGGGCTTCACCGAGGCCGACATGCGGGTCTGGAACCCGCGCAAGGACCTCGGCGGGCTGAGCGAGGCCGACGTGAAGGAGGCGACGTTCCTCCTCTGGAAGGGCCACTGCTCGGTGCACCAGCGGTTCCGCCCCGAGCACATCGAGGCGTTCCGGGCCGAGCACCCGGACGGCGTGGTCATCGTCCACCCGGAGTGCTCGCACGACGTGTGCGAGCTGGCCGACGAGGTCGGCTCGACCGACTTCATCATCCGGGCGATCGACGCGCTGCCCGCCGGCACCACCGTCGGCGTCGGCACCGAGATCCACCTGGTGCAGCGGCTGGACGACGAGACCGACAAGGACGTCCGCTCGCTCGACCCGCTCATCTGCCCGTGCAGCACGATGTTCCGCATCGACGCCCCGCACCTGGCGTGGACGCTCGATCGGCTCGTCGAGGGCAAGGTGACCAACCGGATCACCGTCGATCCCGACACCGCCCACTGGGCCCGGGTGGCGCTCGAGCGGATGCTCAGCATCACCTGATCGGTTCCGAGCCCGGGTCGTCCGGCGCCCGTGCGGGCGCCGGGTGACCCGGTGCCCGGTCGCCTACATGCAGACCGCGGGGAGCGCCGCGCCGTCGCCGCTCCCGAGCACGGGATCGGTGAGGGCGCGCTCGTCGATCGCCGAGACGCCCGACACCGTCACCGGCGCACCACCTGGCACCGCGACGCTCGTCGTGGCGCGGTCCAGGTCGACCGTGTCCACGACCCGCTCGCTCGCTCCCCCGCCGGCCGCGACCTGCATCGTGAGCTCGACCGGTGCGGTGTCGTCGTCGAGGCGCCGCAGCACGACGTCGCCGCCGCCGTCCATGACCCGGCCCTTCAGCCGCAGCTCGGTCACGCCCGAGTAGTCGACGCCGATCGGACGCCGGACGAGCGCACCGGCGCGGTCGACCGCGGGCTGTCCGAAGTCCTCGACGAGCTCGGCGCGGAGCGGGCGGAGGTCGTACCAGGCGAAGGCGCCGTCGTCGCTGGTGCCGGCGAGCGGGCCGAGCGTGGCCGCGAGCTGCAACGCGACCTCGTCCCGGTCGCGGACGAGGTGGTGGTCGACCTGGACCAGCAGCGCGTCGAAGCCCGCAGCGGCGACGGCGCGGACGAACTGGCCGGTCGGGCGGCGGCACCAGCTGAGCTGCCAGTCCTGCGCGCCGCCGCGGAAGAAGCCGCCGCTGAACCGGAGCGTGTTGACCGTCTGCACCGCCGGGGCCAGCAGCCGGCCGGAGCCGGGATCGTCGGGGAAGCTCACCACCGGCACCTCGAAGACCTGGGCGTCGGGGCCGAACTGGCCGGCCATCGCCGCCACCATGTGCTCGTCGGAGCGGGCCCGGGCCTCGGCGGCGGCACCGTCGGCGGGCACCAGCCCCTGGTCGAGGAGGACGAGCGCGGCGCAGGCGACGACGACGGCGGTCGTGCGGCGCCGGTCCCAGTCGGCCCGCTCGAGCGCCCGCTGGGCGACCAGCGCGACCCCGGCGAGGCCGGCGAAGGACAGGAAGACGGTCATGCGGGACCACGCCCGGATCTGCGTCACCCCGACCTCGGCCAGCCACGTGCCGACACCGCCGACGACGGCGACGGCCAGCACGGTCACGACCACGGTGGCCAGACGAGCGATCACGCGGTCCGCCCGGTCCCGCGGCGACCGCCCGTGACGCAGGGCCACCACGACGACGCCGACGCACCCGGCCAGGGCCACGAGCCCGAGGACCGTCCCGCTGGCGGCGGTGACGTTGTCGGACGCGAGCGACCGGGCCCAGCCCATCACGGGTGCGAGCGGGTGGCCCTCGTCGACCACGAGCAGGTCCTGCGGGTGGAGCGAGTAGCGCCACACGTCGGCGGCCGTGCGCCGCAGCGCCGAGGCCGCCGGGTCGCCGGACCGGCTCAGCAGGTCGGGCAGCAGCGACAGCCCGGCCACGAGGGCCAGGCCGGCTGCGGTCACCGCGGGGAGGACCAGCCGACCGGGTCGACGGGCGCGGACGGCGACCGCAAGGCCGACGGCGCCGATCACGACCACCGTGAACGACGTGTAGTAGGCGCTCGACAGCGCGGTCACCACCACCGCGACCGCCGGCCACACCGCGACCGCCGGCCGCCGGCGCACGTCGGCGCCCGACGTCATCGTCGACCACAGCGCCAGGTAGGTGCCGAGCGCCACCGGGAAGAGCGCGAAGAGGAAGACGTGGCCGCCGACCAGCGCGGCCGAGAACGCCGGCCCCACCGAGAACGGCAGCGCCACCGCGCCGGCCAGCAGCGGCCGGAGTCCCATCCACCGGAGGACGGCGAAGGCCACGGCGGCCGTCGCGGTCACGCCGAGCAGCAGGTACAGGTTCAGCGCGGTGGCGACGTCGCCGGTGGCGGCGTCGAGCGTGCGCAGGACGACGAGCTGCAGCCGCTCGGTCCCCGTCGGGAACACCGACCAGTCGACCTCCGCCGGCGCCGCCAGGTCGTCGCTCGTCCGGGGGGTGCCGGTGGCGTCGGTGGCCTCGACGATCGCCAGGTGCTGGAACACGTCGCCCTGGTAGAGGACCGGCGCGTCGAGCGGCCACGGGCGGAGCAGCACCACCGCCAGCAGGAAGCCGATCCCGGCGACCAGCAGCAGGTGGCGGGGTCGCACCCGCCGGTCGTCGTCGGTGGACGACCACCCGTCGCCCGCGGCCGGCGGCGACGCGGTGTCGCCGGGGCGCGGCGCGGGAGCGATGGCGTGACCCACCCCAACCCATCGGCGGGCGCCTCGGCGACTTGAGCGGGGCGGCACGACGCCCACCCCGCCGGACGCCAGCGCCGGTGCTCAGTCCGTGTCGAGCAGCGGGGCGAGGAACTGGCCGGTGAAGCTCTCGGCGGTCTTGGCGATCAGCTCGGGCGACCCCTCGGCGATCACCTGACCGCCGCCGATGCCGCCCTCGGGACCGAGGTCGATGACCCAGTCGGCCGTCTTGATCACGTCGAGGTTGTGCTCGATGACCAGCACCGTGTTGCCCTGCTCGACCAGGCGGGACAGCACGGTGAGGAGCTTGCGGATGTCCTCGAAGTGCAGGCCGGTCGTCGGCTCGTCGAGCAGGTACATCGTGTGGCCCGTGGAGCGCTTGGCCAGCTCGGAGGCCAGCTTCACCCGCTGGGCCTCGCCGCCCGACAGCGTGGTGGCGGGCTGGCCCAGCCGCACGTAGCCGAGCCCGACGTCGACGAGCGTCTGCATGTGCCGGGCGATCGTCGGCTGGTTCGAGAAGAACTCGAGCGCCTCCTCGCACGGCATGTCGAGCACCTCGGCGATGTTCAGGCCCTTGAAGGTGATCTCGAGCGTGTCGCGGTTGTAGCGGGCGCCCTTGCACACCTCGCACGGGACGTACACGTCGGGCAGGAAGTGCATCTCGATCTTGATGGTGCCGTCGCCGGCGCACGCCTCGCAGCGGCCGCCCTTGACGTTGAAGCTGAACCGGCCGGGCATGTAGCCGCGGATCCGGGCCTCGGGCGTCTGGGCGAACAGCTTGCGGATGTGGTCGAACACGCCGGTGTAGGTGGCGGGGTTCGAGCGCGGCGTCCGACCGATCGGCGACTGGTCGATGTCGATCACCTTGTCGACCTGGTCCATGCCGTCGATGCGCCGGTGCAGGCCCGGAGGGATCTTCGACCCGTAGACGTGCTGCATCAGCGCCCGGAGCAGGATGTCGTTGACGAGCGTCGACTTGCCCGAGCCGGACACGCCGGTGACGGCGACGAAGCACCCGAGCGGGATGTCGACGTCGAGGTTCTTGAGGTTGTGCTCCCGGGCGCCCTTGATGGCGATCCAGTCGTCGCCGGGCTGGCGCCGCAGCTGCGGGACGGGGATGGCCCTCTTGCCGGCGAGGTACTGGCCGGTGATCGACTCCTTGTTGCGGAGCAGGCCCTTCACCGTGCCGGTGTGCACGACCCGGCCGCCGTGCTCACCCGCACCGGGACCGATGTCGACGACGTGATCGGCGACGCGGATCGTGTCCTCGTCGTGCTCGACGACGAGGACGGTGTTGCCGATGTCGCGGAGGCGGATCAGCGTCTCGATCAGCTTGTGGTTGTCGCGCTGGTGGAGGCCGATCGAGGGCTCGTCGAGGACGTAGAGCACGCCGACGAGGCCTGAGCCGATCTGCGAGGCGAGGCGGATCCGCTGCGCCTCGCCACCGGACAGCGTGGCGGCGGAGCGCTCGAGCGAGAGGTACTCGAGCCCGACGTCGCAGAGGAACTGCAGCCGGGTGTTGATCTCCTTCATGATCCGCTCGGCGATCATCGCCTGGCGGTCGTCGAGGCGGAGGCTGGCGAGGCGGTCGCGGGACTCGGCGATGCTCAGGCTGCACAGCTGGTGCATGTTGAGGTCGTCGACGGTGACCGCCAGGGCGTACGGGTTCAGCCGGGCGCCGCCGCACGTGGGGCACGGCACCTGGCGCATGTAGCCCTCGACCGCCTCACGGGCGGAGTCCGACTCGGCCTCGGAGTGGCGCCGCTGCAGGTACGGGATCACGCCCTCGTACTTGGCGGTGTAGGTCCGGGTGCGGCCGTATCGGTTGCGGAACTTCACGTCGACGCGCTTGGCCTCGCCGATGCCGTAGAGCAGGAGCTTCTGGTCCTTCTTCGGCAGGTCCTCCCAGGCCACCTTGTCGTCGATGCCGTACTCGGACGTGACCGACTCGAGGAGGCGGTGGAAGTACTTGGCGTGGCCCGAGGACCACGGGGCGATCGCACCGCCGGCGACCGACTGCTCGGGGTCGGGGACGACCAGCTCGGGGTCGACCTCGAAGACCGTGCCGAGGCCGTCGCAGGCCGGGCAGGCGCCGTAGGGCGAGTTGAACGAGAAGTTCCGGGGCGCCAGCTCCTCGAACGACTTGCCGTCGGAGGGTCGGGCCAGCTTCTCGGAGAACGTCAGGAGCTCGGGCTCGGCGTCGGCGGGCGCGTCCCGACCGGGCACGATCTCGATCTGCGCCATGCCCTCGGCCAGCTCGAGCGCCGTCTCCATCGAGTCGGTGAGCCGGCGCTCGATGCCCTCACGGAGCACGAGGCGGTCGATGATGACCTCGATCGTGTGCTGCTCGTACCGGGCGAGCTCGATCTCGGCCGGCAGCTCGAACACCTCGCCGTCGACCCGGACGCGGTTGAAGCCGCGCTGGGCGACGTCGGCGAACAGCTGCTCGTAGGTGCCCTTGCGACCGCGGACCATCGGGGCGATGACCTGGAAGCGCGTGCCCTCGGGCAGCTGCAGGATGCGGTCGACGATCTGCTGCGGCGTCTGGCGGACGAGACGCTCGCCGGTCTCGGGGTCGTGCGGCACGCCGACCCTGGCGAACAGCAGGCGCAGGTAGTCGTAGATCTCAGTGACCGTGCCCACGGTCGAGCGCGGGTTGCGCGACGCCGACTTCTGGTCGATCGAGATGGCCGGGCTGAGGCCCTCGATGACGTCGACGTCGGGCTTGTCCATCTGGCCGAGGAACTGCCGGGCGTACGCGGACAGCGACTCGACGTAGCGGCGCTGGCCCTCGGCGTAGATCGTGTCGAACGCCAGGCTCGACTTGCCCGAGCCCGACAGCCCGGTGAAGACGATGAGCTGGTCGCGCGGCAGGTCGAGCGAGACGTCGGCGAGGTTGTGCTCGCGGGCGCCCCGGATCACGATCCGGTCCGACGGGTGGTGGGCGGTCGCCCTCGGCGCCTTGGTCGCGGGCGTCGGCGCGTCGGAGGCCGTCGTCTCGGTGGCCTTGGCGCTGGCCTTCGTCGCGCTCGCCTTGGTCGCCTTCGTGGTCCTGGCGGCCCGGGGCGCCGGGGACGTGCTGGTCTTGGCCGGGGGTGCCATCGACCCGGCATCCTACTCCCCGAACACCTGTTCGTGAGGGGGATCTCGGGTGGCCTCCGGCACCTCCGGCGGAGCGGAGCGGGCAACCTCCGCTGCCATACTTGGACCATGTCCTCGAGCACCGGAACGCTGTTCCGCATCACGACGTTCGGGGAGTCCCACGGGGGCGGCGTGGGGGTGGTGGTCGACGGTTGCCCGCCCCGGCTCGAGCTGTCCGAGAAGGACATCCAGCCCGACCTCGACCGCCGCCGGCCCGGTCAGAGCCGGCTGGTGACCCAGCGCGACGAGACCGACCAGGTCGAGATCCTCTCCGGGGTGAGCGACGGCCTCACCCTCGGCTCCCCCATCGCCCTGCTCGTCCGCAACAAGGACCATCGGTCGGGCGCCTACGACCACATGGCCGACCTCTACCGGCCGTCGCACGCCGACTTCACGACGGAGGCCAAGTACGGCATCCGCGCCGTCGCCGGCGGTGGTCGGGCCTCCGCGCGCGAGACGATCGGCCGCGTCGCCGCCGGCGCCGTGGCCCGCAAGCTGCTGGCGCAACGGTTCGGCGTCGAGGTGCTCGCGTGGGTGTCGAGGGTCCACGACGTCGTGGCCGAGGTCGACCCCGGAACAGTCACGTTCGAGGACGTCGAGGCCGACCCGACCCGCTGCCCGGCGCCTGCGGCCGCAGCGGCGATGACCGAGGCGATCGAGCAGGCCCGGCGCGACGGCGACTCGCTCGGCGGCGTCGTCACCTGCGTGGCCCGGCAGGTCCCCGCCGGCTGGGGCGAGCCGGTGTTCGACAAGCTCGAGGCCGACCTGGCCAAGGCGCTGATGAGCCTGCCGGCGAGCAAGGGGTTCGAGGTCGGCTCGGGCTTCGGCTCGGCCGCCATGACCGGTCGGACGCACAACGACCCGTTCGTCCCGGGGCCCGACGGCCGGCCCCGCACGACGTCCAACCACTCGGGCGGCATCCAGGGCGGCATCTCGAACGGCGAGGACATCGTGGTGCGCGTCGCCTTCAAGCCGACCGCCACGATCTCGTCGCCGCAGCAGACCGTCACGCGGGACGGCGAGGCCGTCACGCTCGAGGCTAAGGGCCGCCACGACCCGTGCGTGCTCCCCCGCGCCGTGCCGATGGTCGAGGCCGCGGTGCTGCTCGTGCTCGCCGACCACTGGCTCCGCCAGGAGTCGGTCCGGGCCGGCGCCCCCGACTGACCGCCCCGCTGCCGCCCGCCTCCCGCCGCGAGCCCGCACCTCCCCGCCAAACTTGTACGCCACGCGCCCGGTGGGCGACCGCCACGTACAAGACCGCCGCAACCCGTCGACCTTGTACGCCACGCACCGGATGGGCGACCGCCACGTACAAGATCGCCAGGACCCGAGACCCGTCGAACTTGTACGCCACGCGCCCGATGGGCGACCGCCACGTACAAGATCGCCAGGACCCGAGACCCGTCGAACTTGTACGCCACGCGCCCGATGGGCGACCGCCACGTACAAGATCGCCGCAACCCGTCGACCTTGTACGCCACGCACCGGATGGGCGACCGCCACGTACAAGATCGCCAGGACCCGAGACCCGTCGAACTTGTACGCCACGCGCCCGATGGGCGACCGCCACGTACAAGTTCGATGGTGGGGACGGGTGGGCGGGGGCCCGCCCGGCGCTCAGCGCCGGCGCCGCCGGAGCCGGGGTCAGGTGCCGCCGGCGTTGCGGAACTCGCGCTTGAGCTCCTTGACCTCGTCGCGGAGGCGGGCGGCCTCCTCGAACCGGAGGTCGGCCGAGGCCTGGTGCATCTCGTCCTCGAGCAGCTGGATGAGCGCACCGAGGTCCTGCGGCGGCAGGTCGGCGAACTGCTGCGCCCGGGCCTTCTCTCCGGGGCGCCGCTTCCGGCGGCCGCCACCGGGCACCGGGGCGCCGTCGGAGCCGCGCAGGTCGGCGAGGATGTCGGTGACCGCCTTCTGCACCGACGTCGGATCGATGCCGTGCTCGGTGTTGTACGCCTCTTGCAGCCCTCGACGACGGTTGGTCTCGGAGATCGCCCGGGTCATCGAGTCGGTGACCCGGTCCGCGTACATGTGGACCTCGCCGTTCACGTTCCGGGCCGCGCGCCCGATCATCTGGACGAGCGAGGTCTCGGAGCGGAGGAAGCCCTCCTTGTCGGCATCGAGGATGGCGACCAGCGACACCTCGGGGATGTCGAGGCCCTCCCGGAGCAGGTTGATGCCGACGAGCACGTCGAACTCGCCGAGGCGCAGGTCGCGGACGAGCTCGATGCGCTGGAGCGTGTCGACCTCGGAGTGCAGGTACCGGACCTTCACGCCCATCTCGAGCAGGTAGTCGGTCAGGTCCTCGGCCATCTTCTTGGTGAGCGTGGTGACGAGCACCCGCTCCCCCTTGCTGACCCGGTCGTTGATCTGGACGAGCAGGTCGTCGATCTGGCCCTTGGTCGGCTTGATGACGACCTCGGGGTCGATGAGGCCGGTCGGCCGGACCACCTGCTCGACCACCCGGGACGAGTGATCGAGC includes:
- the aroC gene encoding chorismate synthase yields the protein MSSSTGTLFRITTFGESHGGGVGVVVDGCPPRLELSEKDIQPDLDRRRPGQSRLVTQRDETDQVEILSGVSDGLTLGSPIALLVRNKDHRSGAYDHMADLYRPSHADFTTEAKYGIRAVAGGGRASARETIGRVAAGAVARKLLAQRFGVEVLAWVSRVHDVVAEVDPGTVTFEDVEADPTRCPAPAAAAAMTEAIEQARRDGDSLGGVVTCVARQVPAGWGEPVFDKLEADLAKALMSLPASKGFEVGSGFGSAAMTGRTHNDPFVPGPDGRPRTTSNHSGGIQGGISNGEDIVVRVAFKPTATISSPQQTVTRDGEAVTLEAKGRHDPCVLPRAVPMVEAAVLLVLADHWLRQESVRAGAPD